In Erigeron canadensis isolate Cc75 chromosome 8, C_canadensis_v1, whole genome shotgun sequence, the DNA window TTAGTATCATTAATGATGAGATTTTGAATATCATTAGCGTAATCTAACGATGGGTATAGAGATGGAGCTGAAGGTGTGTAATTCGGATTCGGGTTTGGGTTTGATTGATGAATTTGTGGGTATAAAGATTGATTGTATCTGTAATTGGGTCTTTGAGATTCCATTAttggaaagaaaggaaagttaATTTTGTTGCAATTTAGGGGTGTGATTAATGAATGAAGTGGGTGTGAATGTGAAAGTGTTTATGAATGTTTGGAAACTTGTAAATTAAGGATGTGAAATGACTGAAATCGCGTAGTGGACGAGTAAAGATACCGTGTCGACGTGCGTAGCCCAAGTTTTTGGGGAAGAACAtagattaatataaaataaaatttaataatactCGTAAGGCATGTTTCTAAATAAAAgtacaaagataaaaaaaaaaaaactaaatgaaGTTAGCTCAACGAACAGATACATCTGTGGTTTTTTCACAGATTTTGGGTTCAACTCTTATGAGTGACAAGTCTGTCATTCACCATTATATGGTGGAGactaactttataaaaaaaaaaaaaatgacatatcAAGTAGGCATTATGGTTATTGTTTACAGTTTACAATTGAAGATGAGTTTAAGTTTGCAAGCTGAATTAACAAAGAGTGTTGCTTGAAACTTAAATAATAACTTAACAAGTAAATGACTTAAcgcaataaattataaatgtgTGTTTGTTTTGAATTCAATCCGTAGATAATGGATTAATTAATAtggattaattaatattaacttttgatatttgtttttttttcaacgATAAATTTAGGGCAGCATGTCTCTTGAGAAAACTTTTGTCTCTGTTTGTGAGAACATTTTAGTCATACCAggatttgaacccaagacctctcaGTATTATGTTCTACCATATACCAATCCATCTATTGATGATTGGtaacttttgatatttgttaaaacacaaaacaaacaatGATAATGCTTACGGTAAACAGATTACAAAAAATCATCCAATGAATGTAGATTTATTTCAAAGGAAAACCAAgctattcaatttttttaatgggTGGTGATAAATATCCCAAAGCACATTCGGTGATGTATCACTAAAAATAAGTGGTGTACAGATTATCTAAATATCTAATGAGTCGATAACCATACAAAAATTCTTGACATCAAATTCTATAACTTTACTACTACAAACAGGCAAATAATAATATGACTTTATCTTCAACTGACAAAATAAACTTGACTGTATCAAGAATCAAGATGTATATCCCACCGGACAATGCCCTCCAACAGTCAAAGAATCAAGATGTATCTCCCACCGGACAGTGCCCTCCAACAGTCACAGCAGTTGGTCAACATCATCGAATAGCAATAGATCTTTCTATGATACAATAAAAGTTAGCCTCTTGATCACGAAGACATTGCTAGTAAGTTCAGTAACCGTAGCTAAGGGCATTTCTTGTCACAAAAATATGCAAGGTGATCATAGGCTCATAGCCCGGTAAAAACAAATGGACATGGCTTGGGGGATAAAAATGTACACTCTAAACTCGTCACAAAATTACATAATTCCTTTGTACAACTGTGGGTGTTGGTTAATGAGCACTCTTAAGTAAATGAATATCAGCCTTGATAGGACTTGGGATGATGGGAAAGATGGTAGCAAAAGATATCCCCTAGAGAGAGAGAAACTATTCCCTCATTCCACAAACGCATATGCAACAAAAATCTCCGATTGACTAACATGAATAGAAACACCCACACTCAAATCCTTGAGCAAAACGTGATGTGTTGGTAGCAGAATGATAACTAATACTACCAGGTTATAATATTAAACAGACACAGAATTCGTGTGTTATACAGATAATACAAAACTTGgaatttaaaaatgataattatacaagaAGTGGAGTTCTGGCATTTAGATATGATGGATTGTGATTTCTTTTAATCGGGAGATGGACATAAATCTCATGAACATCTGCTTTACATACCTCCCCTTTGTCTCTGTCAATAGCGTAGCATATATATACCGTGTCTATAACATTGTCCAGCACGTTCACCAAAAACCCAAGAATCACAATCAGCAACGCAAAAGCCATTGCAGCTACAAAGTACGAATCTACACCTAGATTACTCGCTGCCTGTAGTATCACACAAACCTGCATACAGTCATTAAAACTTCAGTACATGTATAAAAAACTCAGGGGTAATAAATGATTCAAAGGAGAGCATGGTTTAGTTCAAGAGTTATTCCATTGTCTAAAAGTGCAACAAGAATGTATGCTTAAGTACTGGAGGTGGCAATTATGACCCATTTTATTAGGAAGTCTCGACGCAGATTAtagttaatataataaatttgcTTAAAGGGAAACAGCCGAATGGGTCAAAAGTCCCCCAAAATGAATTATTACTGCATAAAGTCACCTGCATTCGTGTACTGAATATAATGTTATTGTTATCTTTTTTCAGTAAAAATTGATCTATCAACTTTATAGAAAATACAAAACTCAACATTATGATATAAATCTAGTAAATCATCTTTGACATACTATCTATTCAGGAAAGGTTGAAAAATTTATACGAAATGTGTTTTAGGCTAGCTCGGCCAGTATGTAAAGTAGCGGTTTTCGCCATTACAATCTTAAAGCAGAATTTCAGAAAATAATGTGAGAGCTACTGACCACAATGGCATATATTGCAGACAGGACAAAGATGATTGCAGCCAATAGACGAGTGGAAACAGTCTCAACAACGACAGCTGAAAGAAGATTACGCCTTAGAAGTTCATAAGTCAATCTAGCAGAGGCACAGTAGGCTTCACCAGTTATAGCTGCAAAGTTTATAGTGAACTTGTTAAGGAATTCAAATGCTGATAATAGGGCATTGACACAGCATCTAAGAATGAGGTTGATCATCCCACTCGCATCTTCACTTGCTGCACTATCAACTGCGGCACGCACTATTCGTACAACACCAACCAACAGCCCCGAAAAACATATCGTTCCAAAGGAGGGACCAAAGGCATTTCTGAACAAgtatacaattaaaaataaagttattatCTTGACAAAATCCCAACCTCCAATCTGCAATGCCTTTAATTCTATTGTGAAGACCCTAGAAGATAGTGAAAAGTGACGCAAATGATAATAGCTGAAAGATGGTTCATTTAGGGAtgataaatgtaaattatatgaTAAAGAAAGTTTATACTATCTTTTAATTTTGCAAAAATACATTAAGCAAGCAATGCATGTTGTTCAAAGAGTCAAACATCAACATCTAGTCATCAACAAAATTATACCAGCTGTTGTTCATGTGTCCATAgttcatttcatatcaacataacAATAAGATCAAACAATCAGGTTTTTAAATACTGAGGTTTGTGGTCATTACTCATATGTCGTTTGGGAAGACTACTTCTCTCTTTCCATTGTTTCACCAGTTTTTCTTGCCGTTTCAAAATGCAAGGAACAGAATTTTCCTTTATCCATCTTATTAAAGGACATCTAAGGTTTCTCAGACCTTGCAAGAAGTCACTAGAAGTAATATATAATGCACGAATTGTTTGGTTGTAAATTGTAGTATGATTGTTGTGTCCCACTGTTCAGCTTCCTCGTTTTAAATCCAATACAGTCCAATAATCAAAAGTATAGCTTTTTAAGCGATCAGAAGGGTAGGCCCATGCAGGATATCATTATCTTATGTTCTCTACAGCTTATAATGTACCACATAGAACTTCCAAAAGAGCAGGTTACTATGTTTTTGTAAGTATTTACTTGTCAAAATTTAGCAACTAGTTAGCTATATGCAAATTCTGTGTACGTTTTCACACAAAATGTGTATTcatatgtcttttttttttccttctttttaagCCGTTGTTTCGACTTCACCTTTGTTAATGACTTAATATTGGCTTCTATGAAGATGGGTGTGGATCCTAGAAACTGTTCACACCTAATGGGACTTGTACATTGGACCACCATGAAAGTGCATGTGTATGTCAACTTTCACTTTGTATCTTCATATAGTTTTTCTATACATTTCGGTATATATTACATTTTACAGTCTAAACGATAAATCAAGATCAAAATTATAACATTCAAGTcatatataaaagttacttGATAGATAGAACCATACCTCAAAGAACTCCGTATACTCCGTGTAACTTTCGAGTCCTCTTTAGAGAAATACCACTGAGCAATGGTTCCACTGATAACATAAGTCTGAGCTTCCACCATTGCAGTAGCAGACCACAACATTGTCAAAATCGCTAATGCATAATAAGCCGGAACCCAACTATCTTGTTCCCAAACACAAACAATCTTCCCATGTTTCTCCCTAGCCACAACCTCACCATTCAACCTagcaaacaccaagaacactaCAATAGGCACAAAATAGGCAAGCAACCCTAAAGTCAACCCGGGTAACACCCCGAACAACCCTAAATTATTCGATAACGCATCAGACGACACCTTTATGATCTTCACAGTTAACTCAATCCTACTCCAGTTCACAACAAATATCCacaaaatcaaacaaataaCCAAAAGTATAAAAACAAGCACTAAAACTCTATACCCTATGGGGAATTTTTCGCTACAGGTGTGACTAATCGTACACAAAACAAACCAATAAATATCTAAAAAGATTGGTActataataaaaaaaggaaGTGAGATGTACACCAACTGTTTGGTGAAATGCTTGAGAGAAAAGAGAAACAACAGTGAAATGGGTATGCTTAGAATCAAAGTAACTACAAGTATAAGTATCAAATTCTTAAAAATATAAGCGTGATCAGACTGTAAAAAGTTAAAGTTGGAAGCTTTAAGTTGTGTTTTAATACAAGAATCTGTACGTATATCATATACAAAAGATGAAGAAATGGAAGAAGGGGAATTTGGGTTTTTATTAAACGATGCAAAGATTCCGAAAGCGAAAGTTGAGATGACGAAtagaaggaaaagaagaagaaacggGAGGTCTTTAATTGGGCGAGATGAGTGGTGATTGTAGGTGATGTTTGATGGGTAGTGTGATGATGAAGATGGGTCGGATTCTGATGGTGGTGGGgagtggtagtggtggtggtgaaagtCGTCGGAAAATTTGCCggtgaaggtggtggtggtggagtcgTCCATGGCGGTGGAGTGAGAGTGTGTATGTGTGGGAGTGGATGTTGAAGTGGTGAAAGTCAATATTGATGGACTTTgttacatttgatgattttagaGAGGAATCAAGGTTGGAATTAATATGAAAGagaattttgtgaaataaaggTGGTTTGGGTTTGTGATGGTGAAAGTTGTGTTTTTGCATGTTAACCACATGGTGAGATGGATCACATGGAAATGATGTGGTTTGATTGGATCTTGTTTCATATACTTGGCTTGAGGTGCTTTACTCAAGATCAAGTTCTTTGTTGTACTTTGTACTAACCAAGTAAGGATGAACAACAGAGAGGGGATGTGTTGGTCTATACCAAACCTTATTTcgattttgaaaataaaaagtaaaatttaaCGATCAGTCGATCACAATGTTGGgttaataaaatagaaaatagatctgttcaaaaaaaataaaaaatactataaGAGGTTTGATGTTCATGTGTCTCTAGGTAATCATTTTACGAGGGGTAATGAAAAAGACAACAAACAATCACGGAAAAATGtcaattatatgattatatttgAGTTAAAGATTTGGAGTgataaacacccttgcctctggagacagaggtcattaGTTCAATCATCATCCCATACAAAGATTGGAAgacattttctaccatttaagtAGAAACTTGAAGCAACctttctacttaggtagaggtaaggtctatctacatcttaacctcccacatacaccgtcgaggtattgaggctcaaagcccgcggaaggcggcactgagcagttacttgcTATTCGGAGTGATCTAGATGAACATTTAGTAGAAATTTAACTAATACGAGCAAGACTGTAAGAGTAGAGTAATGTAGTTTTAAAAACTATTCCTTCATCGACTTAAACCGGTGCCACAAGCCATACAAAGTACAAGTATCATAAATAAGCAAGTATATACCAATGTTTACTGAAGATGATAATCATCATTAATACAATAACTGTGATGAGAAGATAGATACAAATAAATGTATCGTCAAACTGTCCAAAGAAACATACCGATTTTGTAAAACCTATAGCTATTCATGCGAAAAGATATTGTCATGATTCAACCGTTTCACTTTGTAATACAACATCCCACTCACTCTTAGGAATTTCACCTGAATCTGCAATCACAACCTTTTTTCTGGGTTTTCCACTGTAAGTACCAGCTCCCCCTTCAATTGCATACACTGTATCCATGCCTTCAATCACTTTTCCAAAAACAACATGTTCCCCATCCAACCTGGAaattttacaaatttatatGCTGCTTGGAGAGGGAATCAATAAACCAAAACCTGATGCAGTCTCACTATTCTACACACAGTATCCTTCAATCTAATTTAGCTGATaataaaaaatccaattttGTAATAGTTTACtggaacacacacacacacacatgtatatACATGTAATGATGTTGATGAGGATGATAAAACGGAACATCCCTTGTACCAGGCATGAAAGAGTGAAAGACTGATAATGACCAGATGAATGTAGATTCTAAATTTCCCAAAAGAGCAAAAGCAACAACTTTCTTAGGAGGGGACATCACAAAGTAGTGATGGAAAATGGGAGACTTGAGTAACACTAACAAGTTCACATCAGTCCAGGTCAAATGGGTGATTTCAAGTACTTGTAACAAATGGGTCAGTTGTAACAAATGGTCCATTTGGTTGGGTTGGTCCTTATCATACATCTTAAGTTTATATATGATAGATGCATCAAGTAATTACCAATACTAAATTACTCTAGTAATAGTATAATAAACTTAAGATCAAACAAGGAGGCGACCTTTAACCATTTAACCTGTTCAACCATCGGTATCAATAGATAATGGCCCTCATCCCGCTTTCATATGACTGGGTAAACCTTGCACCTAAGCTTATCAACTGGAATCTAAATTACAATGCATAATgcacataaatacataatcatcatcaaccCTATGAAAGAACTACATACATCCACGATCCCGTGAAAATCACAGCATTAAACTTGACATTTACGAAGAAAAAACAGTTAAAAATTAGCAATCAATAAatacaaattattttattttattttattctttgaaCAAATAAAGGTCCCTTAAAGACTAATCAAGATCCGCAATTTATTTGTAACGCCGATAGGTAATTTCAGCTTACACCTTCAGAATGAGGAGATATAGGAAATTTTTCATACAGCGTCCCAAAAAGAAAGTGTAGCAAACCCCTTAGAATCATAGAAATAATTAGATGACACAAATATCACATTTGAAGAACTAGAAGGACCAATCCATGTCAGCAGGGGAGCTTCTTATTCATATATAAGGAGTTGACCAGATTAGCACAAAGACACAATGACTCAAATGAATGACTGAAAGAAGTTACAAGCAGACCAATTAGAACTTATGCACAACTCACTTAAGCATTTATTAATGATAGAGTAGCCATCAAATAATGGTTTATAGCAGAATGTGCTATAAGCACAAAAAACTTACCAGTAGGTCTTAACTGTAGTGATGAAAAACTGTGCACCATTAGAATCTGGTCCTGAATTGACCATGGCCACCATACCTGCGACAGCTGCAGCTTTAGtacaaaaattgaaaatacgaaactacttttttttatagtCTTCGGATATTCCTTTCATCATGTAGAGGTAGCAAGATGGGCGGGTTGGTcgatgggtcaaaatgggttcgGGTTCAAACGGGTAATTTTTAGATTGTGTCAGAATGGACCTCATCAAGCTGACCAGAATTTTTTTATGCCCATTACTTATATAAAATGTGTTAATTGTGATGACAAACTATAAATTATTGCAATAACACTCAAACTCTGGATATAACAATATGCATATGCTTTTAGAATAGATTCCATTTATCCCATTTCCCTCATATCTATTTTCTTGATTCGACCAAGTGAcccatttgagataaaacaATACTCAGATCAACCCATTCAATAGTTTCCAGGGAATCAGCCGGAACTGAAACATCTAGAACCATGTAATAAACCATAGGACTATGGTCGAAGAGAAAAACCTGCATGTGAGTGCTTGATCTTGAAATTTTCATCTCGAAAAACTCCACCATAAATAGATTCATTTCCTCTCCCGTTGCCATATACAGTATCTCCACCTTGAATCATAAACCCGGGTATGATACGATGGAAAGGTATTCCCTTATAGTGTAATGGCTTACCACTGACACCCTTTCCCAATTCGCCTAATCCCAAAAGGAAGTTAGATGCAATACATATGAACCAAAAACTTAGGCTCTCAACATAAATTTCAATCATGTATGTGTATCTCTAATTTTAATCCATTTCTGAGAGCCAGGGAGAGAAAGGTAGATGAAATAAAGAACACTGTAAGAAATCTACTTGAATCTGGAACATGAGTTACCTGTGCACAGAGCTCGAAAATTCTCTGCAAAGACATAAATAATAAGGTATTTGTTAATTTGATGAGCTCAGGGTAATAGTAGAATTTCCAAACAGAATACCCGTATACAAGACTTACCGACAGTTTTAGGTACAACTTCACCATACAATCCAATAACAATTCTTCCTGCAGTACAACAAGAAGGTAAATATAACAAGCTAATGACAAAAGTGCACAACAATACTCAAATAGCAGAAATTATACGTCATGTGATCTATAAGACTATCAAATAACCAAGGTTGTTAAGCTCTTTTTCATTATGCATAGTCTTGCTAGTTTACCAACTTGGGTAAAGCAAGGCTAAAGTAGAATAGTTATTCTTCAGGgccataaaaaaaattggagCACTTTCATGGGCCACAGTGGACTTTACTTTCTAGAATAAGATAGATCAAGAATTTCTATATTGATCAAAATGCAAGGTAAACATCATTCATAAAATTGAAGGACCATACCGAATCTTTGCTTATCGATATCAATATCCAGAAATGTCCTATGTGTAATTTCATGTACCTCTTCTACTGAATTTTCCTCCTACACACAAAATCAGGTAACTTTCAACAGGTTAGTACACAGTACATACCCATAAAACACCAGTCCATCAatatattatgcataatatctTCTACTAGAGTTATTATTTGAATCTACCACAGAAAGCAGATTCCATTCTTCAAGGATGCATAAGCGCATTAATAGAAATTACCAAATGGTTGTTATTTGACAACCCATAAGTGCCTGTAACATTGATATACTAGTATACTACCTAGGCGAATAGCATACGATGAGTCTAAGTCTTAATACCAGATCCAAGATACTCAAGTATAATGTTCCTAAGGTCGATGGCCAATGATTAACCAAATGACAATTATTAAAAGCAAAAACTACTCACTATACCACTTATAAATTGTTGACACCAATCACAAACTTCTCAACATCAGCAGATTAAGAGAAATGATAAAATTATAGCACTTTTTTGAGCGAATAAGAACAAACCTAGTGAAACTTTAACTTCAGTATACATCAAGGAACTAAAGACTCCTAATTCTACATCTGGGACAATCCAGTTTGCCCAAATGTGCATGATGTGAAGGAAGGGCGTTAGTcaatgggtatccaattgtggcaCCAGAGCTAAGGTTCCCCCCATTacccttttctttttaagatgTCAAAATATAAAGTTAGAAATTTTAGTGTTATTGAAGAATTTAAGCTGCACTTGGAAATAGGTTTAGAAATAAGAAGAGGACACCCatataaatcaacaaaaatcCCGCACCCGATTAGCagagattaaaaaaattaagtcaACAAGTACAGAAATCACTGATCAGGCGATCAGGTGTGATGTGCGATGCTGACCCAGGTAAGTGGGTGTTATGGATAATTGCTCAACTAAGCTGATATGCTAACTTATGACACATCAGGCCCGTAACCATCTGCAGCTTTTACAAAAAGTTCTTCGGTGCCCTATACAAACTCGAATTTGGAAGTCTCTAGCAACTAGATTCTCTCGATTGTTGGTAAATCGTACTTTTGGCATTAGAGCACGGACTTGGACTACTAGCAatccaaatttatttatttttttagaatgaAAAAGTTGAAAGCTTTACACAACTAGCCTCATCAGTCATCACAAATTATTACTTACTTAACCTCTGCCTAACCAACTCATATGTATAATAAtgcatatataaaaatgtacacagtataaaaaaaaacaaagactaTGGTAAacagataaagaaaaaaagtattgAAATGATTAGTACCTGTTGAGAGAATGATGAAAAGGCAAGGAAGATGAAAACCGAAAcaattattaacaaaataacAAGGAATCTTGGACGAGGTAGATTATTATTCGAGATCTCATGACCACCGCCGCCGCCCATCTCCAATTCTTGTTTTTCATACATTCATTCAAACAAACAATATTCCCCCAAATAGATTTAACAGTTTGTATATATGTAGCAAGTAATATACTCgacacacaaaaaaaacaatgattGAGAATTTAAAAAATGTGTGGTACTAGTAGTAGTAGTGTTTAGATCATCATCATCCGATATATGCGCTCCCTGAGTACAAGATCTTACTTACTGATGAAATTCATCAgtctttttttgtctttttgatgttttttatttgtttactgtaatttaatttaatttttaattaccCCCAGGTAAAATATTACATAGTACTAGTAAATCTAGAGTGGAAGATATTAATTTGGTCTCACTCTCACAAGTCACACACTCACACCCCATCTGATCGAGATTTGCTTCTTCAATCTTCACTAAAACACacgttttggttttttatttttattatttacacATACGAGTATAAATTGGATGTAACTAGCTTTGATTTTTACGTATTGAATTATGTTTATCATTACTCGAtatcagtggtaaacacttcGTCCTCTAGAGACAGAGTTCataggttcgatcctcatcccatgcaaaagTTGGATGGTCTTTTTTACCATTTAAGTAGAAAATGAAATCAACCTCTCGACTTAGGTAGAGTTAAGGTATacttacatcttaacctccctcgtACACCGTCGAAGTATTGGGGCTAAAAATCCGCAGAAGACGACACTgaacagtttctttctttctttcttttattaccCAAATGATTATTTGATAATAAGTACGTCCATATTAACGTAAATCATaacgataataataattatttaaaaaagaaaaagaaaacataatagctacattttctttttagtccTAAATTATCGATTTATGTTTAATGATATTGTACATTTAATTGTATAAGAGATTAATTACCATAAGAAGTTATTTTATTCCATTAAATTTTTAGTTCATAATCTATTCGAAATAAATATGTTTGGGCCACATATCACATATGGGTGTAAACGAGCCGAGTCGAACAGATACAGTGTCagactcgagctcgactcgactatTTCCAAGCTCGAACTCGAGCTCGATCGAGTAAAGGACACTATCGAGCTCGCTCGACTCGACTcgataagatatatatatatatatataataattatataaataataataatagttatatttataattaaatatttatatataaagggtATAATTGTAATATTAAAGAAGCTCGATAAAGTTCGCGAGATTCACGAACTCGTTATATTGAtactcgagctcggctcgaaaaCATACTCGAGTAGCTCAAGTTCGAGCTCGACTAGACTCAAACCGTGTCGATTTCGAATAAATTACGAGTCGATTTTGGGTAGCTCGCGATCTGTATCGTATCGTTTACACCCCTAAATTGGGTTGGCCATGGAAACTACTAATACCGTccacaaatataaaaaataaaaaacacccGTTTGGCTTGCTAAATTCGAGTAAAAAATTATCCTAAATATAAAGACATTTTCCGTTTACCGTTTACAAATAAGTTATATGACAAGCTGATGTGAGTTGCCTACTAAATATTCGTATACCCCCAATTCCCCGTCCTTTGCATATGGGATGAGATAAGTTTCAAAGTGCATCACTCCGAATGATTTTGCAATTTGCACATAGACATAagtttaactttgattgtaaatttcaTACTCTAAGTTTGAAACATTACAATGTGATTCATacgagacaaaaaaaaaatgttattgcAAGTTACCAAATAGGTCACCAATCCGACTTACAGATTccctttttatacattttagtaCTACTACAAATGTATAATAGCACTACCTAATGATTTCAATCAAGTTCCAGTAAAAGTTGAATCAAATCAAGATACATATAAAAAGATGGATGGATACATGATTTAAGGTAAGGTTGCAAGTTTTACTCGAACTAACAAGACCATTTTTTGATATGGTTTTGAACAATAATTAGCACTTGCAATGCAA includes these proteins:
- the LOC122578339 gene encoding CTL-like protein DDB_G0288717; this encodes MDDSTTTTFTGKFSDDFHHHHYHSPPPSESDPSSSSHYPSNITYNHHSSRPIKDLPFLLLFLLFVISTFAFGIFASFNKNPNSPSSISSSFVYDIRTDSCIKTQLKASNFNFLQSDHAYIFKNLILILVVTLILSIPISLLFLFSLKHFTKQLVYISLPFFIIVPIFLDIYWFVLCTISHTCSEKFPIGYRVLVLVFILLVICLILWIFVVNWSRIELTVKIIKVSSDALSNNLGLFGVLPGLTLGLLAYFVPIVVFLVFARLNGEVVAREKHGKIVCVWEQDSWVPAYYALAILTMLWSATAMVEAQTYVISGTIAQWYFSKEDSKVTRSIRSSLRNAFGPSFGTICFSGLLVGVVRIVRAAVDSAASEDASGMINLILRCCVNALLSAFEFLNKFTINFAAITGEAYCASARLTYELLRRNLLSAVVVETVSTRLLAAIIFVLSAIYAIVVCVILQAASNLGVDSYFVAAMAFALLIVILGFLVNVLDNVIDTVYICYAIDRDKGEVCKADVHEIYVHLPIKRNHNPSYLNARTPLLV
- the LOC122579006 gene encoding peptidyl-prolyl cis-trans isomerase CYP21-1-like, whose protein sequence is MYEKQELEMGGGGGHEISNNNLPRPRFLVILLIIVSVFIFLAFSSFSQQEENSVEEVHEITHRTFLDIDIDKQRFGRIVIGLYGEVVPKTVENFRALCTGELGKGVSGKPLHYKGIPFHRIIPGFMIQGGDTVYGNGRGNESIYGGVFRDENFKIKHSHAGMVAMVNSGPDSNGAQFFITTVKTYWLDGEHVVFGKVIEGMDTVYAIEGGAGTYSGKPRKKVVIADSGEIPKSEWDVVLQSETVES